In Zingiber officinale cultivar Zhangliang chromosome 6A, Zo_v1.1, whole genome shotgun sequence, a single genomic region encodes these proteins:
- the LOC121994300 gene encoding dof zinc finger protein 4-like, which translates to MAFPSFPTIHLHPHNRKQQHPNYRAAGGDGIGGPSGPAPRTKPVGLTAGRSSREAKLVGRPPEQEVIKCPRCDSTNTKFCYFNNYSLSQPRHYCKACRRYWTRGGALREVPVGGGRRKNKRRTEKPELLEASAGGGTAGTSSFEPNYPLASSIIHQYRSSGPPPAINMPSPASWIDPLPDRSSTINIDPYATNPANYYEVSATGSPNNNLGFEINNYLKLRQQFPFTLGEELLLPPPPEVLQPFGEPVKIDRGVKARQLGNRVIIPRHVSNLSPFDRSSADGFIDWSGSGNSSAGGGGWPAATSGGDFTTMRCFSTPPTDRN; encoded by the exons ATGGCTTTCCCTTCCTTTCCCACTATCCATTTACATCCCCATAATCGCAAACAG CAACATCCTAATTACCGGGCAGCCGGCGGTGATGGCATCGGAGGGCCCTCTGGTCCGGCACCGAGAACTAAACCAGTTGGTTTGACAGCTGGCAGAAGCAGCCGGGAGGCGAAACTGGTCGGCCGGCCGCCTGAGCAAGAGGTCATTAAGTGTCCTAGGTGTGACTCCACCAACACCAAGTTTTGCTACTTCAACAACTACTCGCTCTCACAGCCGCGCCACTACTGCAAGGCCTGCCGTCGGTACTGGACCCGCGGAGGCGCCCTCCGCGAAGTCCCCGTCGGCGGTGGCCGACGGAAGAACAAGCGGCGGACGGAGAAGCCAGAGCTGCTGGAAGCTTCAGCTGGTGGTGGCACAGCTGGTACCTCCTCCTTCGAGCCTAACTATCCACTCGCTAGTTCGATCATCCATCAATACCGGAGTTCTGGTCCACCGCCGGCGATCAACATGCCGTCGCCGGCGAGCTGGATCGACCCGCTGCCGGACCGCAGTAGTACGATTAACATCGATCCCTACGCAACAAATCCAGCAAATTATTATGAGGTGAGTGCAACTGGAAGCCCTAATAATAACTTAGGGTTCGAGATCAACAACTACTTGAAACTCCGTCAACAATTCCCTTTCACTTTGGGTGAGGAGCTTCTGCTACCGCCGCCGCCGGAGGTGCTCCAACCGTTCGGTGAGCCAGTGAAGATTGATCGAGGCGTGAAGGCACGACAGCTCGGGAATAGAGTTATTATTCCTCGGCATGTTAGTAATTTGAGTCCCTTCGATCGAAGTAGTGCTGATGGGTTCATTGACTGGAGTGGCAGTGGAAATAGCAGCGCCGGCGGTGGTGGATGGCCGGCGGCGACTTCCGGCGGAGACTTCACGACCATGCGCTGCTTCAGCACTCCACCGACAGATAGAAATTAA